In Anaerolineales bacterium, a genomic segment contains:
- a CDS encoding cation-efflux pump: MKTTNNNTDHSVPLTRYAWLSIAAAVVTITMKATAYYLTGSVGLLSDALESVVNLAAAIVALLVLRLVSHPANDEFTFGFSKAEYFASGFEGGMILVAAVGIIITAIPRLINPVPLENLGWGLLVSVTASLINLAVSLILMRAARRHNSITLEADAKHLMTDVWTTGGVLVGIALVWLTGFVRLDPIIALIVAANIIFTGYRLLVRSGRGLLDVSIPQEEIGSVKSILDSYKEQGVAYHALRSRQAAARKFMVVHLLVPGNWSVTRAHSLAEKIENQVMTAVENANIVTHVEPIEDPLSMKDTSIDRNL; this comes from the coding sequence ATGAAGACTACTAACAATAACACTGATCACTCCGTCCCCCTCACCCGCTATGCCTGGTTATCGATCGCCGCTGCCGTAGTGACCATCACGATGAAAGCCACCGCTTATTATCTGACAGGCTCGGTTGGGCTGCTGTCTGACGCACTTGAATCAGTGGTCAATCTTGCCGCTGCGATCGTTGCTTTGCTGGTCCTCAGGCTTGTAAGCCACCCGGCCAATGACGAATTCACTTTCGGTTTTTCGAAAGCAGAATATTTTGCCAGCGGCTTCGAAGGCGGCATGATCCTTGTGGCAGCAGTAGGCATCATTATCACCGCTATCCCGCGCCTGATCAACCCGGTACCTCTGGAGAATCTTGGCTGGGGTTTGTTGGTCTCAGTCACTGCCTCGCTGATAAACCTGGCAGTCTCTCTGATCCTGATGCGCGCGGCACGGCGCCATAATTCCATCACCCTGGAGGCAGATGCCAAGCATTTGATGACCGACGTGTGGACTACCGGGGGAGTGTTGGTGGGAATCGCCCTGGTATGGCTAACTGGCTTTGTACGCCTGGATCCAATCATCGCCTTGATCGTGGCAGCTAATATTATTTTTACAGGTTACCGCTTACTCGTCCGTTCCGGGCGTGGTCTATTGGATGTTTCCATACCGCAGGAAGAGATTGGCTCGGTAAAATCGATCCTGGATTCGTACAAGGAACAGGGAGTGGCCTACCACGCTTTACGCTCAAGGCAAGCTGCGGCGCGTAAATTTATGGTGGTCCATCTGCTCGTGCCCGGTAATTGGTCAGTAACCAGGGCCCACTCCCTGGCTGAAAAGATCGAAAATCAGGTCATGACGGCCGTCGAAAATGCTAATATCGTCACGCATGTCGAGCCAATCGAAGATCCATTATCTATGAAAGACACCAGTATAGACCGGAATTTGTAA
- a CDS encoding dihydropyrimidine dehydrogenase, whose translation MFTEKTDPRVMTKAQLQAELLRCEFCEEKPCREACPAHCSPADFIMAARLVHPSDIRRSAAEIMHANPLGGVCGMVCPDTLCMAACTRKKFDGAINIPLVQATIVETAKHLGGIPEFSKPRLNGKKVAVIGGGPAGLGAAAVLAQLGYAVDIFESRNRLGGMMGLIPHQRLDKKVVESDIQFLLSLGNITAKTGSKIEDPVKLLRSGYQAVCVTAGLWKPIELGIPNEELATRMVDLLAKPYAHHFQGRVAVIGGGATALDCAVTAKELGAEHVEFFMLEKYSEMPLTARERKELIEYDLEVNGRIRVSKLIKEGKRLTGLEMIKVELPEGKPFSPANMREVPGSEGVRTGFSAVIIAIGMRPTLPRQQEEGLFYAGDLLTGPKTVVQAVASGKNTALEIDAYLTGKKKPEIEKPVKSYYLLPGYRPLPVPLSTEFFGKPIRSPFLISASPSTDGLEQMNRAYQAGWAGGIMKTAFDNVPIHIPGEYMVTYTPYTYGNADNVSGHPLDRVCREVEQLVKQWPDRLTMASTGGPVSGNDECDAAGWQSNTKKLESAGAMGIEYSLSCPQGGDGTEGAIVSQNAALTARIIDWIMQVSDPGIPKLFKLSAAVTSIVPILRAIRKVLDRYPDKKAGITLANSFPTLAFRPADGRSWEEGVVVGMSGEGVTPISYLTLAQAVPEGIEISGNGGPMNYKAAMDFLALGVKTVQFCTIVMKEGYGIISDLESGTSHMMLQRGIRSMQELIGIAQPNPITDFMALSPVKKISEANYDYCVSCGNCARCPYLAITLDEQGHPHTDATLCIGCSICAKKCFVGAINMRTRTPEELAVLREN comes from the coding sequence ATGTTCACTGAAAAAACCGATCCACGCGTGATGACCAAAGCCCAGCTCCAGGCAGAGCTGCTGCGCTGTGAGTTTTGCGAGGAAAAGCCCTGCCGGGAGGCTTGCCCGGCGCATTGCTCACCGGCTGATTTCATCATGGCAGCTCGCCTGGTTCATCCATCGGATATCCGGCGTTCAGCAGCCGAGATCATGCATGCCAACCCACTGGGTGGTGTGTGCGGGATGGTCTGCCCCGATACATTATGTATGGCAGCCTGTACCCGGAAGAAATTTGATGGGGCCATAAATATCCCGCTGGTCCAAGCGACCATTGTTGAAACAGCCAAACACCTGGGAGGCATCCCAGAGTTCTCAAAACCGAGGTTGAACGGGAAGAAAGTAGCTGTCATTGGCGGGGGCCCGGCAGGCTTGGGAGCTGCGGCAGTCCTGGCTCAGCTGGGTTATGCGGTTGATATCTTCGAGAGCCGCAACCGCTTGGGGGGGATGATGGGATTAATCCCGCATCAACGGCTGGATAAAAAAGTTGTCGAAAGCGATATTCAATTTCTCTTATCTCTGGGTAACATCACTGCCAAGACCGGAAGCAAGATAGAAGATCCTGTCAAACTGCTGAGAAGCGGCTATCAGGCTGTATGCGTCACTGCAGGGTTATGGAAACCGATCGAGTTGGGGATACCCAATGAAGAGCTGGCCACCCGGATGGTTGATTTACTGGCCAAACCATATGCGCATCATTTTCAAGGTAGGGTGGCGGTCATCGGTGGTGGGGCAACAGCCCTGGATTGCGCAGTTACCGCCAAGGAGTTAGGTGCTGAGCATGTGGAATTCTTCATGCTGGAAAAATATTCGGAGATGCCCCTGACTGCCAGGGAACGTAAGGAATTAATCGAATATGACCTTGAAGTGAATGGCCGTATTCGTGTGAGCAAGCTTATCAAGGAGGGGAAACGCCTCACCGGTCTCGAGATGATCAAGGTTGAGCTTCCGGAAGGGAAGCCCTTCAGCCCGGCCAACATGCGTGAGGTACCCGGCTCTGAGGGCGTTCGCACTGGCTTTAGCGCGGTGATCATTGCCATCGGAATGCGCCCTACCTTGCCTCGCCAGCAGGAAGAAGGACTGTTTTACGCGGGCGACCTGCTCACCGGGCCAAAAACCGTCGTCCAGGCAGTGGCTTCGGGGAAGAACACCGCCCTGGAGATCGATGCGTATCTGACTGGAAAAAAGAAACCTGAGATTGAGAAACCAGTCAAGTCTTACTACCTGCTGCCTGGTTACCGCCCGCTTCCCGTACCACTCAGCACTGAGTTTTTCGGCAAGCCGATCCGCTCACCATTTTTGATCTCGGCTTCACCATCTACCGATGGACTGGAGCAAATGAATCGCGCTTATCAGGCGGGCTGGGCAGGCGGGATCATGAAGACTGCCTTTGATAATGTCCCCATCCACATCCCAGGCGAGTACATGGTAACATACACTCCCTATACCTACGGCAACGCCGATAACGTCTCCGGTCACCCATTGGACCGGGTGTGCCGGGAAGTCGAACAGCTCGTAAAGCAATGGCCTGACCGGCTGACCATGGCTTCCACTGGGGGGCCGGTCTCCGGCAACGATGAATGCGATGCGGCTGGATGGCAATCCAACACTAAAAAACTGGAATCAGCTGGTGCCATGGGGATCGAATATTCTCTCTCATGCCCGCAGGGCGGTGACGGTACGGAGGGTGCCATCGTTTCACAAAATGCTGCCCTGACGGCCCGCATCATTGATTGGATCATGCAAGTCAGCGACCCCGGGATTCCCAAGCTGTTCAAGCTGAGCGCGGCTGTCACCTCCATCGTGCCCATCTTGAGGGCAATCCGAAAGGTGCTCGACCGCTACCCCGATAAAAAAGCCGGTATCACCTTGGCAAATTCCTTCCCCACTCTGGCATTTCGCCCGGCAGATGGTCGCTCCTGGGAGGAAGGGGTGGTCGTAGGGATGAGCGGTGAAGGCGTTACCCCCATTTCCTACCTGACCTTAGCCCAGGCAGTACCGGAAGGGATCGAAATCTCAGGCAATGGTGGCCCGATGAATTACAAGGCTGCCATGGATTTCCTTGCCCTGGGTGTCAAGACGGTCCAGTTCTGCACGATCGTCATGAAGGAAGGTTACGGGATCATCAGCGATCTTGAGTCAGGCACCTCTCACATGATGCTGCAACGGGGCATACGCTCCATGCAGGAGTTGATCGGGATCGCACAGCCAAATCCCATCACCGATTTCATGGCACTCAGCCCGGTGAAAAAGATTTCTGAAGCAAATTATGATTACTGCGTCTCCTGTGGAAATTGCGCTCGCTGCCCATACCTGGCAATAACGCTGGACGAGCAGGGGCACCCCCACACGGATGCCACCCTGTGCATCGGCTGCTCAATCTGTGCTAAGAAGTGCTTCGTGGGTGCCATTAACATGCGCACGCGCACGCCTGAAGAGCTGGCTGTCTTGAGAGAGAATTAG
- a CDS encoding LLM class flavin-dependent oxidoreductase translates to MERIALYLQDAHDLRDGLDYVRYAESKGFEAVWQAESRLVRDAIVPMAAYAAVTERIKIGSGVINNWSRNIGLLAATFLTLDDLAPGRIICGIGAWWDPLARNVGIERKKPLTAMRETVDVLRRLLSMERVSYDGEFIHVNGIELDVVHGRREPRKVPIMIGATGDQMMELAGEIADGVVLNYCAPPEHNDQALELLEKGAKKRGRGLEDIDRPQLVVCSVDLDHDKAFDSARGLLCQYLAQQPHIARSSGVSEEVVRQIQSILGWPATEEQIEQAKHLVPDELIDRITASGTPDEARCCVNEYRKHGCTCPILYPVCGDVKLLVDTFAQ, encoded by the coding sequence ATGGAACGTATCGCGTTATACCTGCAGGATGCGCATGACTTGCGCGATGGCCTGGATTATGTCCGTTATGCGGAGAGCAAGGGTTTTGAAGCCGTCTGGCAGGCTGAAAGCCGCCTGGTGAGGGATGCCATCGTACCCATGGCTGCCTACGCCGCCGTGACTGAGCGCATTAAGATCGGCTCAGGGGTGATCAACAACTGGTCGCGCAACATCGGGCTTCTGGCAGCTACCTTTCTCACCCTGGATGACCTGGCTCCTGGGCGGATCATCTGCGGGATCGGGGCCTGGTGGGATCCATTGGCGCGGAATGTGGGCATCGAGCGCAAGAAGCCCTTGACGGCTATGCGGGAGACTGTTGATGTCCTGCGTCGCCTGTTGAGCATGGAACGGGTCTCCTATGATGGGGAATTCATTCACGTGAATGGGATTGAGTTGGATGTGGTACATGGGCGACGTGAGCCGCGCAAGGTGCCGATCATGATTGGCGCCACCGGTGACCAGATGATGGAGCTGGCAGGTGAGATCGCCGACGGGGTTGTGTTGAATTATTGCGCACCCCCAGAGCACAACGACCAGGCCCTGGAGCTGCTCGAGAAGGGTGCCAAAAAGCGTGGCCGAGGCCTGGAGGATATCGACCGCCCACAGCTGGTGGTGTGCTCGGTCGACCTTGACCACGATAAGGCTTTCGATTCTGCCAGGGGATTATTGTGCCAGTACCTGGCCCAACAACCGCATATTGCCAGGTCATCGGGCGTCTCAGAGGAAGTCGTCAGGCAGATTCAATCCATTCTGGGCTGGCCTGCCACCGAGGAGCAGATCGAGCAAGCCAAGCACCTCGTGCCGGACGAATTGATAGATCGCATCACTGCCTCTGGTACACCCGATGAAGCCCGCTGCTGCGTCAATGAATACCGAAAACACGGCTGTACCTGCCCGATCCTCTACCCGGTCTGTGGGGATGTGAAACTGCTGGTAGATACTTTTGCCCAATGA
- a CDS encoding chlorohydrolase, translating into MATRFENGIVVTLGAVNRVIWNGAVVTEGETIAAVGDAAILKKQFPDAQAVDCSGKLILPGFICTHHHFYSTMARGMGIPGEPAANFVEILERLWWKVDRALSEEDILLSAQMPLIDCIRNGTTTVIDHHASPAMREGSLDLIEQAVRQAGLRASLCYEVSDRNVSQGGVEENHRFIKKVGKGDGQIAAMMGMHASFTLSDATIEECVSIANEAGVGCHIHVAEDAADRDDALAKYKVPTVKRLQKLGVTGKQSIFVHCVHVDEAEMDILAASGTSVVHNPESNMNNAVGVTPLLALLKKGVLVGLGTDGMGSDMLAQMRCAYLLHRLANHDPRVAFMEAPQLLLGNNADIAERQFGLKLGELAEGRPADLAIIDYQPPTPLSEANFLGHLIFGLVDATVDTTVCKGKILMRDKQILSMDEERLAARSRQLAPEMWARLNAL; encoded by the coding sequence ATGGCTACTCGCTTTGAAAACGGAATCGTGGTGACTTTAGGAGCGGTGAATCGCGTGATATGGAACGGCGCGGTGGTGACAGAAGGCGAAACCATCGCCGCAGTGGGAGATGCAGCCATCCTGAAAAAACAGTTTCCCGATGCACAGGCGGTGGATTGCTCCGGAAAGCTCATCCTGCCAGGTTTCATCTGCACGCACCATCACTTTTATTCCACCATGGCGCGCGGCATGGGCATCCCCGGGGAACCGGCGGCGAACTTCGTTGAGATCCTGGAGCGCCTGTGGTGGAAAGTTGACCGAGCACTCAGCGAGGAGGATATCCTCCTTTCAGCCCAGATGCCCCTGATCGATTGTATTCGCAATGGAACAACTACAGTCATCGACCATCATGCTTCACCAGCGATGAGGGAGGGTTCGCTGGACTTGATAGAGCAAGCTGTGAGGCAGGCGGGCTTGCGCGCCTCGTTGTGCTATGAGGTATCCGACCGCAACGTCTCCCAGGGTGGGGTCGAGGAAAATCATCGCTTTATCAAGAAGGTAGGCAAGGGTGATGGTCAGATTGCCGCTATGATGGGTATGCATGCCTCGTTTACTCTCTCAGATGCGACGATTGAAGAGTGTGTATCCATCGCAAATGAAGCAGGGGTGGGCTGCCATATCCATGTCGCGGAAGATGCTGCCGACCGAGACGATGCACTCGCCAAGTATAAAGTACCCACGGTGAAACGCCTGCAGAAACTGGGCGTGACCGGCAAGCAGTCCATTTTCGTGCATTGTGTGCATGTGGATGAAGCGGAGATGGACATTTTGGCGGCATCAGGAACAAGCGTGGTGCACAACCCCGAATCAAACATGAACAATGCCGTGGGGGTCACACCACTGCTCGCACTGTTGAAGAAAGGTGTGCTGGTTGGGCTGGGAACCGATGGGATGGGTTCCGACATGCTGGCACAAATGCGTTGTGCTTACCTGCTGCACAGGCTGGCTAACCACGACCCGCGGGTGGCCTTTATGGAAGCTCCCCAGCTTTTGCTGGGGAATAATGCTGACATTGCAGAACGGCAATTTGGTCTCAAGCTGGGTGAGCTGGCCGAGGGCCGTCCAGCCGACCTGGCTATCATCGATTACCAACCACCGACACCGCTCAGTGAGGCGAATTTCCTAGGGCATCTCATCTTCGGACTGGTGGATGCCACCGTTGATACCACGGTTTGCAAGGGGAAAATATTGATGAGAGACAAGCAAATCCTGAGCATGGATGAGGAACGACTAGCAGCCCGTTCGCGCCAGCTGGCTCCAGAGATGTGGGCACGACTGAACGCTTTATAA